A window from Zingiber officinale cultivar Zhangliang chromosome 7A, Zo_v1.1, whole genome shotgun sequence encodes these proteins:
- the LOC121999419 gene encoding uncharacterized protein LOC121999419, with protein sequence MWIREHLYFNGFSKNYLNWIWHGEAAEKDRLNSSVNQEPIDNCHDDFEIVNLCEAAYDNHTENPEAFMKFLEEAEKPLYKGCKRYTKLSALVKLYNTKARHGMSDALFSDLLADFGDMLPDNHNLSSSIYEAKKTLSCLALSHEKIHACSNDCILYRKQYKDCVSCSKCGLSRWKLTKKNVEKKGVPAKVVWYFPPIPRFKRMFKYLETSRNLTWHADSTRVVGQLHHPVDSPSWKLVDHMWPDFGSEARNIRLALAAYGINPHSNLSSRYRPKQPGNDIDVYLEVLVDDLQLLWEGVDGVYDAYRREVFTLKAVLLWTINDFPAYGNLSGCTTHGYYACPICGEDTYVKHLQNGKKMSFAGHR encoded by the exons ATGTGGATTCGAGAGCATCTTTACTTCAATGGTTTcagtaaaaattatttgaattggattTGGCATGGTGAGGCTGCGGAGAAGGATAGATTAAATTCGAGTGTCAACCAAGAGCCAATTGATAATTGTCATGATGATTTTGAAATTGTTAATTTGTGTGAGGCAGCGTATGATAACCATACAGAAAATCCAGAAGCATTTATGAAGTTTTTGGAGGAAGCAGAGAAGCCACTATATAAGGGATGCAAACGTTACACAAAGTTGAGTGCACTTGTAAAACTATACAATACCAAAGCAAGGCATGGGAtgagtgatgctctattttcagATCTACTAGCAGATTTTGGGGACATGCTGCCAGATAACCACAATCTGTCATCGTCAATTTATGAAGCAAAGAAGACGTTGAGTTGTTTGGCTTTGAGTCATGAAAAGATTCATGCTTGTTCCAATGATTGCATCCTTTATAGGAAACAATATAAAGACTGCGTAAGCTGCTCGAAATGTGGCTTATCAAGATGGAAGCTAACCAAGAAAAATGTTGAGAAGAAAGGTGTTCCTGCCAAAGTGGTTTGGTATTTCCCTCCCATACCAAGATTTAAGCGCatgtttaaatatttagaaaCTTCCAGAAATTTAACATGGCATGCAGATAGCACAAGAGTTGTTGGTCAGTTACACCATCCAGTTGATTCACCGTCATGGAAATTGGTGGATCATATGTGGCCCGACTTTGGAAGTGAGGCAAGAAATATTCGCCTGGCACTTGCAGCCTATGGAATTAATCCTCACAGCAATCTTAGTAGTCGCTACA GGCCGAAACAACCTGGAAACGATATCGACGTCTACCTTGAGGTTCTGGTTGATGATTTGCAACTGTTGtgggaaggagttgatggagtTTATGATGCTTATCGAAGGGAGGTTTTCACTCTTAAAGCAGTTCTTTTATGGACCATCAACGACTTTCCTGCATATGGTAACCTTAGTGGTTGTACTACACATGGTTATTACGCATGCCCAATATGTGGTGAGGATACTTATGTAAAGCACTTACAAAATGGGAAGAAAATGTCATTTGCTGGGCATAGATGA